The Natronomonas salsuginis genome includes a region encoding these proteins:
- a CDS encoding PHP domain-containing protein: MVVADLHVHTTNSDGSLTLETLPAVAEAVDVSAVAITDHDRLHPDLSTPVATVGGVTVVHGIELRVDAGEFRVDLLGYGARRTPALEALIERLQADRIERGREIIAGVEDHLGVELPIEPRPGLGRPHIAEAIASVSEYDYAGAFEALIGDGGPCYVPRAIPAFSEGLDVLESACGLVSLAHPYRYDDPKEALKLCVNLDAVERFYPYDREIDPRPIERAMARYDLVATGGSDAHGETLGAAGLDADAYRRFRGAL; this comes from the coding sequence ATGGTCGTCGCCGATCTCCACGTTCACACGACGAACTCTGACGGCTCGCTGACGCTCGAGACGCTCCCCGCGGTCGCCGAGGCCGTCGACGTTTCCGCAGTTGCGATCACCGATCACGACCGGTTGCACCCCGATCTTTCGACCCCGGTCGCCACGGTCGGCGGCGTGACGGTCGTCCACGGAATCGAACTCCGGGTCGATGCGGGCGAATTTCGGGTTGATCTGCTCGGCTACGGCGCGCGACGAACGCCGGCCTTGGAGGCGTTGATCGAGCGGTTACAGGCGGATCGGATCGAGCGCGGCCGGGAGATAATCGCGGGGGTCGAGGACCATCTCGGCGTCGAACTGCCGATCGAACCGCGGCCGGGACTCGGCCGACCGCACATCGCGGAGGCGATCGCGTCGGTGTCGGAGTACGACTACGCGGGCGCGTTCGAGGCGCTCATCGGCGACGGCGGTCCGTGTTACGTACCCAGAGCGATTCCGGCGTTCTCCGAGGGGCTCGACGTGTTGGAGAGCGCGTGTGGACTCGTCTCGCTCGCCCATCCGTACCGATACGACGATCCCAAGGAGGCGCTGAAGCTGTGCGTGAATCTGGATGCCGTCGAGCGGTTTTATCCGTACGACCGCGAGATCGACCCGCGGCCGATCGAGCGTGCGATGGCGCGATACGACCTCGTCGCGACCGGCGGGAGCGACGCCCACGGCGAGACGTTGGGGGCGGCTGGACTCGATGCCGACGCGTACCGCCGGTTCCGGGGCGCGCTCTGA
- a CDS encoding DUF5789 family protein: MRTLAALNERIDAHSYPATSEELIAAYGDVDLELPNGDETFGDALGRLGDTTFEDAEDARLAAYSAVSKDAIGRPNYSDRDAPSIGETGPEPVSF; the protein is encoded by the coding sequence ATGCGAACACTCGCAGCTCTCAACGAACGGATCGACGCCCACAGCTATCCCGCGACGTCCGAGGAACTCATCGCCGCCTACGGCGACGTCGACCTCGAACTGCCGAACGGCGACGAGACGTTCGGCGACGCGCTGGGACGGCTCGGCGATACGACGTTCGAAGACGCCGAAGACGCGCGTCTCGCTGCGTACTCCGCCGTCTCCAAGGACGCGATCGGCCGACCGAACTACTCGGACCGCGACGCGCCATCGATCGGCGAGACGGGCCCCGAGCCGGTTTCTTTCTGA
- the alaS gene encoding alanine--tRNA ligase, with the protein MSELDEEYQLEYFHQEGFERKECPSCGAHFWTRDHDRERCGEPPCAEYEFIDNPGFDEPYSLEEMREAFLSFFEDHDHERIDPYPVAANRWRDDVLLTQASIYDFQPLVTSGETPPPANPLCVSQPCIRMQDIDNVGKTGRHTMAFEMMAHHAFNAREDIENPDTYAYEGEVYWKNETVRYCDEFLDSLGADVEDVTYIEDPWVGGGNAGPAIEVIYRGLELATLVFMCMEQDPGGEYELKDGNTYSFMDTYIVDTGYGLERWTWMSQGTPTVYEAVYPEMIDFLKEHAGIEHSDEEAELIGKAARLSGQLDIDDVDDVEAARGEIAATLGVDVGTLRDLVEPLENIYAIADHCRTLAYMLGDGIVPSNVGTGYLTRMVLRRTKRLADTVGVDAPLDELVDMQAERLGYRNRDTIREIVRTELEKYRETLERGGRQVERLAAEYADRDEPIPLEEIIELYDSRGIQPDMVEEIAAEHGATVEIPDNFYSLVAARHSGDDDAEDGGGPTATGDERVAELPETEKLYYEEPERAEFEAVVLDVIEREDGYDIVLDQTMFYPEGGGQPADVGTLSSDDETVEVLDVQESNGVILHRADGDPGKGEFVRGAIDRTRRRRLMAHHTATHIIGAAAREVLGEHVRQAGAQKGVESSRFDIQHYERISREQVKRIERVANEIVTDNVAVKQEWPERREAEDKYGFDLYQGGIPPGEKLRLIHVAEDVQACAGTHVLRTGDIGTIKILSTERVQDGVERIVFAAGDAAIEATQRTEDALYAAAETLDVSPQEVPETAARFFEEWKARGKRIEELKEQLAAVRAEGDSGGEEVDLGDATAVIQRVDADMDELRATANALVESGSVAVLGSGLDGATFVVAVPSGVDINAGAVVSELAGRVGGGGGGPPDFAQGGGPDVEALDDALDDAADVLRRLLQA; encoded by the coding sequence ATGAGCGAACTCGACGAGGAATATCAACTCGAGTATTTCCACCAAGAGGGCTTCGAGCGGAAGGAGTGTCCCTCCTGCGGGGCGCACTTTTGGACGCGGGATCACGATCGGGAGCGATGCGGTGAACCGCCGTGTGCCGAATACGAGTTCATCGACAACCCGGGATTCGACGAGCCGTACAGCCTAGAGGAGATGCGCGAGGCGTTTCTCTCATTCTTCGAGGACCACGACCACGAGCGGATCGATCCGTACCCGGTCGCGGCGAACCGCTGGCGCGACGACGTGCTGTTGACGCAGGCGTCGATCTACGACTTTCAGCCGCTCGTCACGTCCGGTGAGACGCCGCCGCCGGCGAACCCGCTGTGCGTCTCGCAACCGTGTATCCGCATGCAGGACATTGACAACGTCGGGAAGACGGGGCGGCACACGATGGCCTTCGAGATGATGGCCCACCACGCGTTCAACGCGCGTGAGGACATCGAGAACCCCGATACGTACGCCTACGAGGGCGAGGTGTACTGGAAGAACGAGACGGTGCGGTACTGCGATGAGTTCCTCGACTCCCTCGGTGCCGACGTCGAGGACGTGACCTACATCGAGGACCCCTGGGTCGGCGGCGGCAACGCCGGCCCGGCGATTGAGGTCATCTACCGCGGGCTCGAACTCGCCACCCTCGTCTTCATGTGCATGGAGCAGGACCCCGGCGGCGAGTACGAGCTCAAAGACGGGAACACCTACTCGTTCATGGACACCTACATCGTCGACACGGGCTACGGGCTCGAGCGGTGGACCTGGATGTCCCAGGGGACGCCGACCGTCTACGAGGCGGTGTACCCGGAGATGATCGACTTCCTGAAAGAGCACGCCGGGATCGAACACAGCGACGAGGAGGCCGAACTGATCGGCAAGGCCGCGCGGCTCTCGGGCCAACTCGACATCGACGACGTCGACGACGTTGAGGCGGCACGCGGTGAGATTGCGGCGACGCTGGGCGTCGACGTCGGGACGCTCCGCGACCTCGTCGAACCGCTCGAGAACATCTACGCCATCGCCGATCACTGCCGGACGCTCGCGTACATGCTCGGCGACGGGATCGTCCCCTCGAACGTGGGCACCGGCTATTTGACCCGGATGGTGCTGCGCCGAACGAAGCGGCTGGCCGACACCGTGGGCGTGGACGCGCCGCTCGACGAGCTGGTCGACATGCAGGCCGAGCGACTGGGCTACAGGAACCGCGATACGATCCGCGAGATCGTCCGCACGGAGCTGGAGAAGTACCGCGAAACGCTCGAACGCGGCGGCCGACAGGTCGAACGGCTCGCCGCCGAGTACGCCGACCGCGACGAGCCGATCCCCCTCGAAGAGATCATCGAGCTGTACGACAGCCGCGGGATCCAACCCGACATGGTCGAAGAGATCGCCGCAGAGCACGGCGCAACCGTCGAGATCCCGGACAACTTCTACTCGCTCGTCGCGGCGCGACACAGCGGCGATGACGACGCAGAAGACGGCGGCGGCCCGACGGCTACAGGCGACGAGCGCGTCGCCGAGTTACCGGAGACGGAGAAGCTCTACTACGAGGAACCGGAGCGAGCCGAGTTCGAGGCGGTCGTTCTCGACGTCATCGAGCGCGAGGACGGCTACGACATCGTCCTCGATCAGACGATGTTCTACCCCGAGGGCGGCGGTCAGCCGGCCGACGTCGGAACGCTATCGAGCGACGACGAGACGGTCGAGGTGCTCGACGTCCAGGAATCGAACGGCGTCATCCTCCACCGGGCGGACGGCGATCCCGGGAAGGGCGAGTTCGTTCGCGGGGCGATCGACAGGACCAGACGGCGACGGCTGATGGCCCACCACACCGCGACGCACATCATCGGCGCGGCGGCGCGCGAGGTGCTCGGCGAACACGTTCGGCAGGCGGGCGCACAGAAGGGGGTCGAGTCCTCGCGGTTCGACATCCAACACTACGAGCGCATCTCCCGCGAGCAGGTAAAGCGCATCGAGCGCGTCGCGAACGAGATCGTCACCGACAACGTCGCGGTCAAACAGGAGTGGCCCGAGCGCCGGGAGGCCGAGGACAAGTACGGCTTCGATCTCTACCAGGGCGGGATTCCGCCGGGCGAGAAACTGCGATTGATCCACGTTGCGGAGGACGTTCAGGCGTGCGCCGGGACGCACGTCCTCCGGACGGGCGACATCGGGACGATCAAGATCCTCTCGACCGAGCGCGTCCAAGACGGCGTCGAGCGGATCGTCTTCGCGGCCGGCGACGCCGCGATCGAGGCGACCCAGCGGACCGAGGACGCCCTCTACGCGGCGGCGGAGACGCTCGACGTCTCGCCGCAGGAGGTCCCCGAGACCGCGGCGCGCTTCTTCGAGGAGTGGAAGGCGCGGGGCAAGCGCATCGAAGAGCTCAAAGAGCAGCTCGCAGCGGTGCGCGCGGAGGGCGACAGCGGCGGTGAGGAGGTCGATCTCGGGGACGCGACGGCCGTCATCCAGCGAGTCGATGCCGACATGGACGAACTGCGGGCGACGGCGAACGCGCTCGTCGAGAGCGGCTCCGTCGCGGTACTTGGCAGCGGTCTCGACGGCGCGACGTTCGTCGTGGCGGTGCCCAGCGGCGTCGACATCAACGCGGGGGCGGTCGTGAGCGAACTCGCCGGCCGCGTCGGGGGCGGCGGCGGCGGCCCGCCGGACTTCGCGCAGGGCGGCGGTCCCGACGTCGAGGCGCTCGACGACGCGCTCGACGATGCGGCCGACGTGTTGCGCCGGCTTTTACAGGCTTGA
- a CDS encoding DUF7561 family protein, with translation MATDPCDACGAAVPIGGGIAGIWSSDPDGTGGMTLAFDDGSEYFLCFSCIDDLPDEPTAADLADLGGE, from the coding sequence ATGGCCACGGATCCGTGTGACGCCTGCGGTGCGGCCGTCCCGATCGGCGGCGGGATCGCCGGCATCTGGTCGTCCGACCCGGACGGGACCGGCGGAATGACGCTGGCGTTCGACGACGGCAGCGAGTACTTCCTCTGCTTTTCGTGTATCGACGATCTCCCCGACGAGCCAACGGCGGCGGATCTCGCCGATCTCGGCGGCGAGTGA
- a CDS encoding NAD(P)H-binding protein: protein MRVLVTGATGFVGSRLLPTLLDRGHEVVALVRDATRYDGPDDVELLEGDLLDPPIEFPAVDAAYYLVHSMGSGDDFAARDRLAARTFVDAADAAGIGRVIYLGGLGDDTDELSAHLRSRREVEHTLETGDFDLTTLRAAIIVGHGSASFELIVQLAERLPVMVTPRWIQTRCQPIFIDDVVAYLVGVLETPKTAGETFEIGGQDVLTYREMLEHTAEHLSGRPPYIVPVPVLSPRISALWLRLLTDVPTGVARPLIAGLRNTVVVEDRGIDEHVDVELTPFDEAIRSALADRGKR from the coding sequence ATGCGCGTGCTCGTGACGGGGGCGACGGGTTTCGTCGGGAGCCGACTGCTCCCGACGTTGCTCGACCGGGGCCACGAGGTCGTCGCGTTGGTTCGAGACGCGACTCGGTACGACGGCCCCGACGACGTCGAACTGCTCGAGGGCGATCTCCTCGACCCGCCGATCGAGTTCCCGGCTGTCGACGCAGCCTACTACCTCGTTCACTCGATGGGTTCGGGGGACGACTTCGCGGCGCGCGATCGCCTCGCCGCCAGGACCTTCGTCGACGCGGCCGACGCCGCCGGCATCGGTCGCGTGATATACCTCGGCGGATTGGGCGACGACACCGACGAACTGTCGGCGCACCTCCGATCGCGGCGCGAAGTGGAACACACCCTCGAAACCGGAGATTTCGACCTGACGACGCTGCGAGCCGCGATCATCGTCGGGCACGGATCGGCGAGCTTCGAGTTGATCGTGCAACTGGCCGAGCGGTTGCCGGTCATGGTGACGCCGCGGTGGATTCAGACGAGATGTCAACCCATCTTCATCGACGACGTGGTCGCCTATCTCGTCGGCGTCTTGGAGACGCCGAAGACCGCGGGCGAGACCTTCGAGATCGGCGGCCAGGACGTGTTGACCTACCGCGAAATGCTCGAACACACGGCCGAACACCTCTCGGGTCGCCCGCCCTACATCGTCCCGGTTCCCGTTCTGTCGCCTCGGATCTCGGCGCTGTGGCTCCGGCTTCTCACCGACGTCCCGACGGGCGTCGCCCGCCCGCTCATCGCGGGACTCAGAAACACCGTCGTCGTCGAGGATCGGGGCATCGACGAGCATGTTGACGTCGAGTTGACCCCGTTCGACGAGGCGATCCGGTCGGCGCTCGCCGACCGGGGGAAGCGTTGA
- a CDS encoding DUF7530 family protein, with product MEPDHGETWAYESIIGALPGIDLSPGGAIAIQLAVFEVAVLGLGWYYDLRTAAVAGTAAVVVAALGSAEMLRISAAARQPETPEPYRRLLFGSSIEVVLSVLAFVALVTHLFVFDLGSPEPLVDTLFGSEPPTLAVYLMLLILWDLCYRIGTGWWASIVGLWRSIRYRFDARTAAVLRRADREAVVFGLLQLPLLPFLTGQPVLFAALAAHVAAVLVVSGSSLVLLRRREY from the coding sequence ATGGAGCCCGATCACGGCGAGACGTGGGCCTACGAGAGCATCATCGGCGCGCTGCCGGGTATCGATCTTTCGCCCGGCGGGGCGATCGCCATTCAACTCGCCGTCTTCGAAGTCGCCGTCCTCGGGCTTGGGTGGTACTACGACCTCCGAACCGCCGCCGTCGCCGGCACGGCCGCCGTCGTCGTCGCCGCGTTGGGGAGCGCGGAGATGCTCCGAATCAGCGCCGCCGCCCGTCAACCGGAGACGCCGGAACCCTACCGCCGCCTGCTGTTCGGGTCGAGCATCGAGGTCGTTCTCTCGGTGTTGGCGTTCGTCGCGCTCGTCACGCATCTGTTCGTCTTCGATCTCGGGAGCCCGGAGCCGCTCGTCGACACGCTCTTCGGGTCGGAGCCGCCGACGCTCGCGGTGTATCTCATGTTGCTCATCCTGTGGGACCTCTGCTATCGGATCGGCACGGGCTGGTGGGCGTCGATCGTCGGCCTGTGGCGATCGATTCGATATCGCTTCGACGCGCGGACGGCGGCGGTCCTCCGGCGGGCGGACCGCGAGGCCGTCGTGTTCGGCCTGCTCCAACTGCCGCTGTTGCCGTTTCTCACCGGGCAACCCGTGCTGTTCGCGGCGCTCGCGGCCCACGTCGCGGCGGTGCTCGTCGTCTCGGGATCGTCGCTCGTCTTGCTACGCCGTCGCGAGTACTGA
- a CDS encoding ornithine cyclodeaminase family protein, producing METLLLNPDDVDENADMVEIIVAVEEAFAAYEAGRVQLPAKSYIDLPQYDGDFRSMPAYMDAGDWDAAGIKWVNVHTDNPEAYDLPTVMGTMIYSDPRNAFPLAVMDGTSLTRKRTGAAAAVATDHLAVEDASSLGIVGAGVQSYTQLEAISIVRDIETVVVADTREAAIERFVARFGDEFDVRGGSIAEAAACDVLSTVTPVESPIVDASDLGEHTHVNAMGADAPDKNELAVDVVTAAKLVIDDYEQCTHSGEINVPWREGVLTDDDLYGELGEIVAGKREGRTPDDGVTVFDSTGLAIQDVAAAHVVYERANEDGEGTPYGLVDTRVR from the coding sequence ATGGAGACGCTACTGTTGAACCCCGACGACGTCGACGAGAACGCCGACATGGTGGAGATCATCGTCGCCGTCGAGGAGGCCTTCGCCGCCTACGAGGCCGGGCGCGTTCAGCTGCCCGCGAAGTCCTACATCGACCTCCCGCAGTACGACGGGGACTTCCGGTCGATGCCGGCGTACATGGACGCCGGGGACTGGGACGCCGCCGGGATCAAGTGGGTCAACGTCCACACGGACAATCCCGAGGCGTACGACCTGCCGACGGTGATGGGGACGATGATCTACTCCGACCCCCGCAACGCGTTCCCGCTCGCGGTGATGGACGGGACGTCGCTGACGCGCAAGCGAACCGGTGCGGCCGCCGCCGTCGCGACCGACCACCTCGCGGTCGAGGACGCGAGTTCGCTGGGAATCGTCGGGGCGGGCGTCCAATCGTACACGCAACTGGAGGCGATCAGCATCGTCCGGGACATCGAGACGGTGGTCGTCGCCGACACGCGCGAGGCGGCAATCGAGCGATTCGTCGCCCGCTTCGGCGACGAGTTCGACGTTCGCGGGGGGTCGATCGCCGAGGCCGCCGCCTGCGACGTTCTCTCGACGGTCACGCCCGTCGAGTCGCCGATCGTCGACGCTTCTGACCTCGGCGAGCACACGCACGTCAACGCGATGGGAGCGGACGCGCCCGACAAGAACGAACTCGCGGTCGACGTCGTCACCGCGGCGAAGCTCGTCATCGACGACTACGAGCAGTGCACCCACTCCGGGGAGATCAACGTCCCGTGGCGCGAGGGAGTCCTCACCGACGACGATCTGTACGGCGAGCTGGGTGAGATCGTCGCCGGCAAGCGCGAGGGGCGGACGCCCGACGACGGCGTGACGGTGTTCGATTCGACTGGCCTGGCGATCCAGGACGTCGCCGCCGCCCACGTCGTCTACGAGCGGGCGAACGAGGACGGCGAGGGGACGCCCTACGGGCTGGTCGACACGCGGGTCAGATAG
- a CDS encoding transcriptional regulator FilR1 domain-containing protein — protein sequence MLSPSLESTFESDEFAPYVREMIDSGRSTLFVAERNLPFYLGLADDGRIQIGVEDDAGFPRSLLETTDADVRAWAEGVYRTYCEQARRKPLDDFE from the coding sequence ATTCTGTCGCCGAGTCTCGAGTCGACGTTCGAATCCGACGAGTTCGCCCCGTACGTACGAGAGATGATCGACTCGGGGCGATCGACGCTGTTCGTTGCCGAGCGCAATCTGCCGTTCTATCTGGGGCTGGCCGACGACGGGCGCATCCAGATCGGCGTGGAGGACGACGCGGGGTTTCCCCGATCACTGCTCGAAACGACCGACGCGGACGTTCGGGCGTGGGCCGAAGGGGTGTACCGAACGTATTGCGAGCAGGCGAGACGCAAGCCGCTCGACGACTTCGAGTAA